The following coding sequences lie in one Hippoglossus hippoglossus isolate fHipHip1 chromosome 14, fHipHip1.pri, whole genome shotgun sequence genomic window:
- the LOC117773965 gene encoding ATP-sensitive inward rectifier potassium channel 1-like isoform X2: protein MLRLLHGHQSCTSRLVTKDGRCNIEFGNIEYSNHFAYLVDFWTTFVEIRWRFVFLLFVASFTGSWFIFSLLWFWIAKSNGDLAGQNRTEGHVRCVDNVNGLTTAFLYSLETQTTIGYGGRALTGHCAGTVALIVAQSIIGVFINCFMCGVVLAKISSPKKRAKTVTFSKTAVICLKKGSLCLLIRVANLRKTLLIGSQIYGKLLRTTTTPDGETIILDQVDIDFMVDAGKDNLFFVCPLTLYHVINVSSPFYELSVDTLPQQDFELVVFLDGTAESTSSSCQVRTSYIPQEIQWGYSFLPIISRTKTGKYHVDFSNFSKSVRVTTPHCVHCFESDVDQRNHNSHSQQKSGIDNLGFQVIDINDFVDITKM from the coding sequence ATGTTGCGGCTGCTCCACGGACACCAAAGTTGCACATCCCGCCTGGTCACCAAGGACGGGCGCTGCAACATTGAGTTTGGCAACATCGAGTACAGCAACCACTTTGCGTACCTGGTGGACTTCTGGACCACCTTCGTGGAGATCCGCTGGCGCtttgtcttcctcctgttcGTGGCCTCCTTCACGGGGAGCTGGTTCATCTTCAGCCTGCTGTGGTTCTGGATCGCAAAGAGCAACGGGGACCTGGCCGGACAGAACCGCACAGAAGGGCACGTGCGGTGTGTAGACAATGTTAACGGCCTCACGACGGCGTTCCTCTACTCCCTGGAGACCCAAACTACCATAGGGTACGGTGGCAGGGCGCTGACGGGTCACTGTGCCGGCACGGTGGCTCTGATTGTCGCCCAGTCTATAATTGGAGTCTTCATCAACTGCTTCATGTGCGGCGTCGTCTTGGCCAAGATCTCGTCGCCCAAAAAACGGGCAAAGACTGTGACCTTCAGCAAAACAGCCGTCATCTGCCTGAAGAAAGGAAGTCTGTGCCTCCTGATCCGAGTGGCCAACCTTCGGAAGACCTTGTTAATCGGCAGCCAGATCTACGGCAAGCTGCTGAGGACCACGACCACGCCGGACGGAGAGACCATCATTCTGGACCAGGTGGACATCGACTTCATGGTCGACGCTGGCAAGGACAACTTGTTTTTCGTTTGCCCTCTGACCCTCTACCACGTGATCAACGTGTCGAGTCCCTTCTACGAGCTCTCAGTCGACACTCTCCCCCAGCAGGACTTCGAGCTGGTGGTCTTCCTGGACGGCACGGCCGagtccaccagctcctcctgccAGGTCCGGACCTCCTACATCCCGCAGGAGATCCAGTGGGGGTACAGCTTCCTGCCCATCATCTCCCGCACCAAGACCGGAAAGTACCACGTGGATTTCTCAAACTTTTCCAAGAGCGTCCGGGTGACCACGCCGCACTGCGTCCACTGCTTCGAGAGCGACGTGGACCAGAGGAACCACAACAGCCACAGCCAGCAGAAGAGCGGCATCGACAACCTGGGGTTTCAGGTGATCGACATCAACGACTTTGTGGACATCACGAAAATGTGA
- the LOC117773965 gene encoding ATP-sensitive inward rectifier potassium channel 1-like isoform X1 yields the protein MVSVPSSRMLRLLHGHQSCTSRLVTKDGRCNIEFGNIEYSNHFAYLVDFWTTFVEIRWRFVFLLFVASFTGSWFIFSLLWFWIAKSNGDLAGQNRTEGHVRCVDNVNGLTTAFLYSLETQTTIGYGGRALTGHCAGTVALIVAQSIIGVFINCFMCGVVLAKISSPKKRAKTVTFSKTAVICLKKGSLCLLIRVANLRKTLLIGSQIYGKLLRTTTTPDGETIILDQVDIDFMVDAGKDNLFFVCPLTLYHVINVSSPFYELSVDTLPQQDFELVVFLDGTAESTSSSCQVRTSYIPQEIQWGYSFLPIISRTKTGKYHVDFSNFSKSVRVTTPHCVHCFESDVDQRNHNSHSQQKSGIDNLGFQVIDINDFVDITKM from the exons ATGGTCTCAGTTCCCAG CTCCAGGATGTTGCGGCTGCTCCACGGACACCAAAGTTGCACATCCCGCCTGGTCACCAAGGACGGGCGCTGCAACATTGAGTTTGGCAACATCGAGTACAGCAACCACTTTGCGTACCTGGTGGACTTCTGGACCACCTTCGTGGAGATCCGCTGGCGCtttgtcttcctcctgttcGTGGCCTCCTTCACGGGGAGCTGGTTCATCTTCAGCCTGCTGTGGTTCTGGATCGCAAAGAGCAACGGGGACCTGGCCGGACAGAACCGCACAGAAGGGCACGTGCGGTGTGTAGACAATGTTAACGGCCTCACGACGGCGTTCCTCTACTCCCTGGAGACCCAAACTACCATAGGGTACGGTGGCAGGGCGCTGACGGGTCACTGTGCCGGCACGGTGGCTCTGATTGTCGCCCAGTCTATAATTGGAGTCTTCATCAACTGCTTCATGTGCGGCGTCGTCTTGGCCAAGATCTCGTCGCCCAAAAAACGGGCAAAGACTGTGACCTTCAGCAAAACAGCCGTCATCTGCCTGAAGAAAGGAAGTCTGTGCCTCCTGATCCGAGTGGCCAACCTTCGGAAGACCTTGTTAATCGGCAGCCAGATCTACGGCAAGCTGCTGAGGACCACGACCACGCCGGACGGAGAGACCATCATTCTGGACCAGGTGGACATCGACTTCATGGTCGACGCTGGCAAGGACAACTTGTTTTTCGTTTGCCCTCTGACCCTCTACCACGTGATCAACGTGTCGAGTCCCTTCTACGAGCTCTCAGTCGACACTCTCCCCCAGCAGGACTTCGAGCTGGTGGTCTTCCTGGACGGCACGGCCGagtccaccagctcctcctgccAGGTCCGGACCTCCTACATCCCGCAGGAGATCCAGTGGGGGTACAGCTTCCTGCCCATCATCTCCCGCACCAAGACCGGAAAGTACCACGTGGATTTCTCAAACTTTTCCAAGAGCGTCCGGGTGACCACGCCGCACTGCGTCCACTGCTTCGAGAGCGACGTGGACCAGAGGAACCACAACAGCCACAGCCAGCAGAAGAGCGGCATCGACAACCTGGGGTTTCAGGTGATCGACATCAACGACTTTGTGGACATCACGAAAATGTGA